A single window of Microbacterium croceum DNA harbors:
- a CDS encoding NYN domain-containing protein, with translation MAEPTDSRVAVYLDFDNIVISWYDRVHGRNAYAKDRQRISEQPGDPEVAERLSQAMIEVGAIIDYAASFGTLVLTRAYADWSSPVNAVYRSQLVARAVDLVQLFPAAAYAKNGADIRLAVDAVEDMFRLPDLTHVVIVAGDSDYVPLAQRCKRLGRYVIGVGVAGSTAKSLAAACDEFEAYDSLSGVVRPVKVPATVATPVVDAPVEAATAPAETATEAPKAKSRSRAKAKPAPAEAAPPKLDEQGEATQLLERALRLGHDKGDADEWLHSSAVKTHMRRMDPSFSEKALGYRSFSDFLKSRDDMAELEETGHERLVRLRDH, from the coding sequence ATGGCTGAGCCCACCGACTCCCGCGTCGCGGTCTATCTGGACTTCGACAACATCGTCATCTCCTGGTACGACCGGGTGCACGGGCGCAACGCGTATGCCAAGGACCGCCAGCGCATCTCGGAGCAGCCGGGCGACCCCGAGGTAGCCGAGCGCCTGAGCCAGGCGATGATCGAGGTCGGCGCGATCATCGACTACGCCGCCTCCTTCGGCACCCTCGTGCTCACCCGCGCCTATGCGGACTGGTCGTCGCCGGTGAACGCCGTCTACCGGTCCCAGCTGGTGGCCCGCGCCGTCGACCTCGTACAGCTGTTCCCCGCCGCCGCGTACGCCAAGAACGGCGCCGACATCCGGCTGGCCGTGGATGCCGTGGAAGACATGTTCCGCCTCCCCGACCTCACCCACGTGGTGATCGTCGCCGGCGACAGCGACTATGTGCCGCTCGCGCAGCGCTGCAAGCGCCTCGGCCGCTACGTGATCGGCGTGGGCGTCGCGGGCTCCACCGCCAAGTCCCTCGCCGCCGCGTGCGACGAGTTCGAGGCGTACGACTCCCTCTCCGGCGTCGTGCGTCCGGTCAAGGTCCCGGCGACCGTCGCGACGCCCGTCGTCGACGCGCCCGTCGAGGCCGCGACCGCGCCCGCCGAGACCGCGACCGAGGCCCCGAAGGCCAAGAGCCGCTCACGCGCGAAGGCGAAGCCCGCACCCGCAGAGGCCGCACCGCCCAAGCTCGACGAGCAGGGCGAGGCCACGCAGCTCCTGGAACGCGCCCTGCGACTGGGGCACGACAAGGGTGATGCCGACGAGTGGCTGCACAGCTCGGCCGTGAAGACGCACATGCGCCGCATGGACCCGTCGTTCAGCGAGAAGGCCCTCGGCTACCGCTCCTTCTCGGACTTCCTGAAGTCCCGCGACGACATGGCAGAGCTCGAGGAGACAGGGCACGAACGACTCGTGCGCCTGCGCGACCACTAG
- a CDS encoding MFS transporter, producing MFWEHLRDRFTREALTRSFQALRIRDYRRWSIAQLLSGTGGAASQIAMAWLVIELGGDGLALGAVTACMMLPTLILGPFIGGLVDRYSRRSVLLVTAVAQMLVAGALAALTFGGVLEIWMLAALSLAHGVAFAADNPARQLLVMDIVGRERMTSAVSMNEVIINGSRVLGPAIAGILLVVSDAAWCFVVNTLVFIPSIVVLLSLRLRPVVPDDDALDAAPALRAPGAWRFAVGTPAIRSTLLLAVCAAACYNIAVVIPLIVVDVFDGGGGTYGALAVAFGLGALPGAFFSATGPTMPRSSEVRGMAAAMAAAVVFSAVSWSLPMLFVGLAAVGAVVMWFIARANAYVMLTTPAPIRGRIMGLWAMALPGSTVVTGLLVGSLAEATDPRLAYAAVGIVTALTVAACWRALRSTD from the coding sequence GTGTTCTGGGAGCACCTGCGAGACCGCTTCACGCGCGAGGCGCTGACCCGCTCGTTCCAGGCGCTGCGCATCCGCGACTACCGCCGCTGGAGTATCGCGCAGCTGCTGTCTGGCACCGGGGGCGCGGCGTCGCAGATCGCGATGGCCTGGCTCGTGATCGAGCTCGGCGGCGACGGCCTCGCGCTGGGAGCGGTGACGGCGTGCATGATGCTGCCGACGCTGATCCTCGGTCCGTTCATCGGTGGTCTCGTCGACCGATACTCGCGTCGGTCGGTGCTGCTCGTCACCGCGGTCGCGCAGATGCTCGTCGCCGGCGCGCTGGCGGCGCTCACTTTCGGCGGAGTGCTCGAGATCTGGATGCTCGCCGCGCTCTCGCTCGCGCACGGGGTGGCTTTCGCCGCCGACAATCCCGCGCGCCAGCTCCTGGTGATGGACATCGTCGGTCGTGAGCGGATGACGAGTGCCGTGAGCATGAACGAGGTGATCATCAACGGATCCCGAGTGCTGGGCCCCGCGATCGCCGGCATCCTGCTGGTGGTGTCGGACGCGGCCTGGTGCTTCGTGGTGAACACTCTCGTGTTCATCCCGTCGATCGTCGTGCTGTTGTCCCTCCGGCTGCGCCCGGTCGTGCCCGACGACGACGCTCTCGATGCGGCCCCCGCGCTCCGAGCGCCGGGCGCATGGCGCTTCGCGGTCGGGACACCGGCGATCCGCAGCACCCTGCTGCTCGCCGTGTGCGCGGCCGCCTGTTACAACATCGCCGTGGTGATCCCGCTCATCGTCGTCGATGTGTTCGACGGCGGGGGAGGCACCTACGGTGCGCTCGCCGTGGCGTTCGGGCTCGGTGCCCTGCCCGGCGCATTCTTCTCGGCCACCGGACCGACGATGCCTCGCAGCTCCGAGGTGCGTGGCATGGCGGCGGCGATGGCGGCGGCCGTCGTCTTCTCCGCCGTCTCCTGGTCGTTGCCGATGCTGTTCGTCGGGCTGGCCGCGGTCGGCGCGGTCGTGATGTGGTTCATCGCCAGGGCGAACGCGTACGTCATGTTGACCACTCCGGCACCGATCCGCGGACGGATCATGGGCCTGTGGGCGATGGCGCTGCCGGGATCGACCGTCGTGACGGGGCTGCTGGTGGGCTCCCTGGCCGAGGCGACCGACCCTCGCCTGGCCTATGCCGCCGTCGGAATCGTCACGGCGCTGACGGTCGCGGCGTGCTGGCGGGCACTGCGCTCGACCGACTAG
- a CDS encoding sugar phosphate isomerase/epimerase family protein, producing MTSTHPVTLFTGQWADLPFEDVARLASEWGYDGLEVAASGDHLDLRRADEDDAYLASRKEILDRHGLKIFAISNHLAGQAVCDAPIDFRHQAILRDYVWGDGDAEGVRKRAAEDMTRAARVARKLDIDTVVGFTGSSIWPYVAMFPPVPASVIEGGFEDFAARWNPILDVFDGEGVRFAHEVHPGEIAYDYWSSVRALEAIDHRGAFGFNWDPSHMMWQNIDPVGFIVDFADRIYHVDCKDTRMRPQNGRAGVLGSHLPWGDPRRGWDFVSTGHGDVPWEDSFRALDAIGYTGPISIEWEDAGMDRLHGAAEAVGFVRSLLWPKPTASFDAAFSNQ from the coding sequence ATGACCAGCACGCATCCCGTCACCCTGTTCACGGGGCAGTGGGCCGATCTGCCCTTCGAGGATGTGGCCCGGCTCGCGAGCGAGTGGGGCTACGACGGTCTCGAGGTCGCCGCGTCCGGTGACCACCTCGACCTCCGGCGCGCGGACGAGGACGACGCCTATCTGGCATCACGCAAGGAGATCCTCGACCGTCATGGTCTGAAGATCTTCGCCATCTCGAACCATCTCGCCGGTCAAGCCGTGTGCGATGCGCCGATCGACTTCCGTCACCAGGCGATCCTGCGCGACTACGTGTGGGGCGACGGCGATGCCGAGGGCGTGCGGAAGCGCGCCGCGGAGGATATGACGCGTGCGGCCCGGGTGGCACGCAAGCTCGACATCGACACGGTCGTGGGGTTCACGGGGTCGTCGATCTGGCCGTACGTGGCCATGTTCCCGCCCGTGCCCGCATCGGTCATCGAGGGCGGTTTCGAGGATTTCGCCGCCCGCTGGAACCCGATCCTCGACGTGTTCGACGGCGAGGGCGTGCGCTTCGCCCACGAGGTGCACCCCGGCGAGATCGCCTACGACTACTGGTCGTCGGTGCGCGCGCTGGAGGCGATCGATCACCGCGGGGCCTTCGGGTTCAACTGGGACCCCTCGCACATGATGTGGCAGAACATCGATCCGGTCGGATTCATCGTCGACTTCGCCGACCGGATCTACCACGTGGACTGCAAGGACACCCGGATGCGTCCGCAGAACGGCCGCGCCGGCGTGCTCGGCTCGCACCTGCCGTGGGGCGACCCGCGGCGCGGCTGGGACTTCGTGTCGACAGGTCACGGAGACGTGCCATGGGAGGACTCCTTCCGTGCTCTCGATGCGATCGGCTACACCGGCCCGATCTCGATCGAGTGGGAGGACGCCGGCATGGACCGGTTGCACGGTGCCGCAGAAGCCGTCGGATTCGTGCGATCGCTGCTGTGGCCGAAGCCCACGGCGTCGTTCGATGCCGCGTTCAGCAACCAGTAG
- a CDS encoding sugar phosphate isomerase/epimerase family protein translates to MALTQDHFSLNTLQWITVSLGESTGEPGSVGWEFDLSTFLPKQPVILGQVAEAGYSSVMLEVLPTQTLQSYARVVADSGLRLSPGYVHIGLPEEFDRDHAGDTEAHFRWFDAIRRRAEETTFMGLDRVFLAADMAPGRPRIDEAAAIGHAFDRARLDRVANIIGEAAEVLAAEGVTAALHNHVGTWVETEEEYEYVLDAISPSLLAAGPDIGHLAWTGADVVAWVAAHADRISDLHVKDMDLSIAAEARATRTPYFDVMSRRFFLEPGLGDVPIVDALAGLPDDFDGAVIIEVDKPSMEPFASAKTSWAWIAENYPEAAR, encoded by the coding sequence ATGGCGCTGACACAGGATCATTTCTCGCTCAACACGCTGCAGTGGATCACGGTCTCGCTCGGCGAGTCCACGGGGGAGCCGGGGAGCGTGGGATGGGAGTTCGACCTGTCGACCTTCCTGCCCAAGCAGCCCGTCATCCTCGGACAGGTGGCCGAGGCCGGATACTCCTCGGTCATGCTGGAGGTGCTGCCGACGCAGACACTGCAGAGCTACGCCCGGGTGGTGGCGGACTCGGGGCTGAGGCTGTCACCGGGCTACGTGCACATCGGGCTCCCCGAGGAGTTCGACCGCGACCACGCGGGCGACACCGAGGCGCACTTCCGCTGGTTCGACGCGATCCGCCGCCGGGCCGAGGAGACGACGTTCATGGGGCTCGACCGGGTGTTCCTTGCCGCCGACATGGCACCGGGACGCCCGCGCATCGACGAGGCCGCGGCGATCGGCCACGCCTTCGACCGGGCTCGGCTGGACCGGGTCGCGAACATCATCGGTGAAGCCGCCGAGGTGCTCGCGGCCGAGGGCGTGACGGCGGCGCTGCACAACCACGTCGGCACCTGGGTGGAGACCGAGGAGGAGTACGAGTACGTGCTCGATGCGATCTCACCGAGCCTGCTCGCAGCGGGACCGGACATCGGACACCTGGCCTGGACCGGCGCGGATGTCGTGGCGTGGGTCGCCGCGCACGCCGACCGCATCTCCGACCTGCACGTGAAGGACATGGACCTGTCGATCGCCGCCGAGGCGCGGGCGACGCGCACGCCGTACTTCGATGTGATGAGCCGGCGCTTCTTCCTCGAGCCCGGCCTGGGGGACGTGCCGATCGTCGACGCGCTCGCCGGGTTGCCGGACGACTTCGACGGTGCTGTGATCATCGAAGTGGACAAGCCCAGCATGGAGCCGTTCGCCAGCGCGAAGACGAGCTGGGCGTGGATCGCCGAGAACTACCCGGAGGCTGCACGATGA
- a CDS encoding sugar phosphate isomerase/epimerase family protein — MQMKDLKFALNAIQWINVKEDPTDLSSASLWRFADPSFVAEYPQVLAEIRDAGFSATMLEVLDTQTLQNYAAMVEASGLALAPGYVQVPLASDHGGRLEHGTFERIHWFDAVRRKAEESAYFGLDTIFLAAEVDQTAIRWQKPAIGADFSQERLDELTDLIDEAVDVLNAEGVRPGLHNHVGTWIETEHEYEHVLNSIDASRLGASFDIGHLEWAGIDAKQAIAKWADRVQDLHVKDLNLDLARRSRDEGLSYERATDLGLYLEPGLGQVDIVDTLSVLPDDFGGWIIIEVDRASMDPVASAKHTAAWVADVTGS, encoded by the coding sequence ATGCAGATGAAAGACCTGAAGTTCGCGCTCAACGCGATCCAGTGGATCAACGTCAAGGAGGACCCGACCGATCTCAGCAGCGCGAGCCTGTGGCGCTTCGCCGATCCCTCGTTCGTCGCCGAGTACCCGCAGGTGCTGGCGGAGATCCGGGATGCCGGCTTCTCAGCCACGATGCTCGAGGTGCTCGACACGCAGACGCTGCAGAACTATGCCGCGATGGTCGAGGCGTCGGGCCTGGCGCTCGCTCCGGGCTACGTGCAGGTGCCGCTCGCGAGTGACCACGGCGGACGGCTGGAGCACGGCACGTTCGAACGCATCCACTGGTTCGACGCGGTGCGCCGGAAGGCGGAGGAATCCGCCTACTTCGGACTCGACACGATCTTCCTCGCGGCAGAGGTCGACCAGACGGCGATCCGCTGGCAGAAGCCGGCCATCGGCGCCGACTTCTCGCAGGAACGGCTCGACGAGCTGACGGACCTGATCGATGAGGCCGTCGACGTGCTCAACGCCGAGGGCGTGCGCCCCGGTCTGCACAACCACGTGGGGACCTGGATCGAGACCGAGCACGAATACGAGCACGTGCTGAACAGCATCGACGCCTCGCGCCTGGGAGCGTCCTTCGACATCGGTCACCTGGAGTGGGCGGGCATCGACGCGAAGCAGGCCATCGCGAAGTGGGCGGATCGCGTGCAGGACCTGCACGTGAAGGACCTGAACCTGGACCTGGCGCGACGCAGCCGTGACGAGGGGCTCAGCTACGAGCGGGCGACCGACCTGGGCCTGTACCTCGAGCCGGGTCTCGGCCAGGTCGACATCGTCGACACGCTCTCGGTGCTCCCCGACGACTTCGGCGGGTGGATCATCATCGAGGTGGACAGGGCGAGCATGGATCCGGTGGCCAGCGCGAAGCACACCGCCGCCTGGGTCGCCGACGTCACCGGTTCCTGA
- a CDS encoding carbohydrate ABC transporter permease encodes MKTLSPTRQALNYTALIVVTVFMLLPFVWVFFGSFKTQSEFLGNPGAWFPESFQIDNYIQLFADREFGSYMMNSFVVSGVAIVGNVLFSAMAGYALAKLRFRGKNVVFPLVIVSMIVPYVALFVPQFVVVVQMGLVNSLVAIILPVLILPLCVFIMRQFAHGVPFELMEAARLDGAGEGRLFFRIFLPLTGPGLATVAILSFLTSWNNFLWPLVVAQSQDTYTAPVGLSVASQASNTISFGLLLAGAVVVLLPILILFLFLQKYFIQGVATAGLK; translated from the coding sequence TTGAAGACTCTGTCTCCGACGCGTCAGGCGCTGAACTACACAGCCCTCATCGTCGTCACCGTGTTCATGCTCCTTCCCTTCGTCTGGGTGTTCTTCGGATCCTTCAAGACACAGTCCGAGTTCCTCGGCAACCCCGGCGCGTGGTTCCCCGAGTCGTTCCAGATCGACAACTACATCCAGCTCTTCGCCGACCGCGAGTTCGGCAGCTACATGATGAACAGCTTCGTGGTCTCCGGCGTCGCGATCGTGGGCAACGTGCTCTTCAGCGCGATGGCCGGCTACGCCCTGGCGAAGCTGCGCTTCCGGGGGAAGAACGTCGTCTTCCCGCTGGTGATCGTGTCGATGATCGTGCCGTACGTGGCGCTGTTCGTGCCGCAGTTCGTCGTGGTCGTGCAGATGGGACTGGTGAACTCGCTCGTCGCGATCATCCTGCCCGTGCTGATCCTCCCGCTGTGCGTGTTCATCATGCGCCAGTTCGCACACGGGGTGCCGTTCGAGCTCATGGAGGCCGCGCGCCTGGACGGCGCGGGGGAGGGGCGACTGTTCTTCCGGATCTTCCTCCCGCTCACCGGTCCTGGACTCGCGACGGTCGCGATCCTGTCGTTCCTCACCTCGTGGAACAACTTCCTCTGGCCCCTCGTCGTGGCCCAGTCGCAGGACACCTACACGGCTCCGGTCGGACTGTCCGTGGCCTCCCAGGCATCCAACACGATCTCCTTCGGACTGCTGCTCGCCGGCGCCGTCGTCGTGCTGCTGCCGATCCTCATCCTCTTCCTCTTCCTCCAGAAGTACTTCATCCAGGGTGTCGCCACCGCGGGGCTGAAGTAG
- a CDS encoding carbohydrate ABC transporter permease, with protein sequence MSTTATRTMVTSGASTRRRPGGTRRMREGSKAETTTAWLFLSPFLALFLLFTGIPAILAIGASLTDMTARDIRDPLGVNFTGFDGFAKVITNPGFQSAFFNTIMFVVLCVPISMALGLALALMLNNGIRRLKTFFRAAVYVPVITNIVAAAVIWQYAFSITGPVNSSLGDLGLPEPNWLGEPGWAITTVVLMGVWRTTGTCMILFLAGLQAVPEEIYEAAATDGAGTWRRLWSITLPLLRPTTLLITVLMTVSFLNIFEEPYLLTKGGPLGSTKSIAVWVYEQFGFGNVSASMAGSVLLLLLVGIVAIVQFRMLRPKH encoded by the coding sequence ATGTCCACCACAGCGACTCGCACCATGGTCACCTCCGGGGCGTCTACCCGACGACGCCCCGGAGGCACCAGGAGGATGCGCGAGGGCAGCAAGGCGGAGACCACCACGGCGTGGCTCTTCCTCTCGCCGTTCCTCGCCCTCTTCCTGCTCTTCACGGGGATCCCCGCCATCCTGGCCATCGGTGCCAGCCTGACCGACATGACCGCGCGGGACATCCGCGATCCGCTGGGAGTCAACTTCACGGGCTTCGACGGCTTCGCGAAGGTCATCACGAACCCCGGCTTCCAGAGCGCGTTCTTCAACACCATCATGTTCGTGGTGCTGTGCGTGCCGATCAGCATGGCGCTCGGCCTCGCGCTGGCCCTCATGCTCAACAACGGCATCCGCCGTCTCAAGACCTTCTTCCGTGCGGCGGTCTACGTACCCGTCATCACCAACATCGTGGCGGCGGCCGTGATCTGGCAGTACGCCTTCTCGATCACCGGCCCGGTCAACTCCTCGCTGGGAGATCTCGGCCTCCCCGAGCCGAACTGGCTCGGCGAGCCGGGGTGGGCCATCACCACGGTCGTGCTCATGGGCGTCTGGCGCACTACGGGAACCTGCATGATCCTGTTCCTCGCGGGTCTGCAGGCCGTGCCGGAGGAGATCTACGAGGCGGCGGCGACGGACGGTGCCGGCACCTGGCGCCGGCTCTGGTCGATCACGCTTCCGCTGCTGCGCCCGACGACGCTGCTGATCACCGTGCTGATGACGGTGTCGTTCCTGAACATCTTCGAGGAGCCGTACCTGCTGACCAAGGGCGGGCCGCTCGGCTCCACCAAATCGATCGCGGTCTGGGTCTACGAGCAGTTCGGATTCGGGAACGTGTCGGCCTCGATGGCCGGATCCGTCCTTCTCCTCCTGCTCGTCGGCATCGTCGCGATCGTCCAGTTCCGAATGCTGAGGCCGAAACATTGA
- a CDS encoding sugar ABC transporter substrate-binding protein, protein MHTYPSSRRRATMLGIALVASSALLLTGCGRGDDAPAAGGDSTTVDDKPATGTLEIWTQGADGAELPQMFEKFKADNPDVEINMTQIPEAEFASKMTAAITAGTVPDLIYSFTETQSSLIATGGFDPVPDGLVDKDDFFEVIWDNSVYDDVAYGVPWYAYSDMVIYRTDLAEAAGAEAPKDWDGLRTFGEKLKESGVEYPLALYAAYDSYTARQLLTFAAQNGGSFISDDLSEWTINSPENVEALEYWSGLIKDGLASPDGPAFLDTVSWSTTGKNAAIIDGGPWFVGWFDDANGEGWADEHLSLSTMPVGPEGDAATTVGGGSWFVPTDSENKDAAWKFARFMSEPASQVEWFQIFKNMPAVKSAWEDPALADDRLLATVEAGLETGITLPKVSTWSQVGTVIGEQMEKVVRGGLSAQDALDAAQQQAESIGMGN, encoded by the coding sequence ATGCACACATACCCTTCCTCGCGACGCCGGGCGACGATGCTCGGAATCGCGCTTGTCGCGTCCAGCGCACTGCTGCTGACCGGCTGCGGACGCGGCGACGATGCCCCGGCCGCGGGAGGCGACTCGACCACGGTCGACGACAAGCCCGCCACCGGAACGCTCGAGATCTGGACGCAGGGCGCCGACGGCGCCGAGCTTCCCCAGATGTTCGAGAAGTTCAAGGCCGACAACCCCGACGTCGAGATCAACATGACGCAGATCCCCGAGGCCGAGTTCGCGTCGAAGATGACCGCGGCGATCACGGCGGGCACCGTCCCCGACCTCATCTACTCGTTCACCGAGACGCAGTCCTCGCTCATCGCGACCGGCGGATTCGACCCGGTGCCGGACGGACTGGTGGACAAGGACGACTTCTTCGAGGTCATCTGGGACAACTCGGTCTACGACGACGTGGCCTACGGTGTGCCCTGGTACGCGTACTCCGACATGGTGATCTACCGCACCGACCTCGCAGAGGCCGCAGGAGCAGAGGCCCCGAAGGACTGGGACGGGCTGCGCACCTTCGGTGAGAAGCTCAAGGAGTCCGGCGTCGAGTACCCGCTGGCGCTGTACGCCGCCTACGACTCGTACACCGCGCGTCAGCTGCTGACCTTCGCGGCGCAGAACGGCGGCTCCTTCATCTCCGACGACCTCTCGGAGTGGACGATCAACTCGCCCGAGAACGTCGAGGCGCTGGAGTACTGGTCCGGACTCATCAAGGACGGCCTGGCCTCGCCGGATGGCCCCGCCTTCCTCGACACCGTCTCCTGGTCCACCACCGGCAAGAACGCCGCGATCATCGACGGCGGTCCCTGGTTCGTCGGCTGGTTCGACGACGCCAACGGTGAGGGTTGGGCGGACGAGCACCTGTCGCTGTCGACCATGCCGGTCGGCCCCGAGGGCGATGCGGCCACCACGGTCGGCGGCGGCAGCTGGTTCGTGCCGACCGACTCCGAGAACAAGGATGCCGCGTGGAAGTTCGCGCGTTTCATGTCGGAGCCTGCGAGCCAGGTCGAATGGTTCCAGATCTTCAAGAACATGCCGGCTGTGAAGTCCGCATGGGAAGACCCCGCTCTCGCTGACGACCGCCTGCTCGCGACGGTCGAAGCCGGTCTCGAGACCGGTATCACGCTGCCGAAGGTCTCCACCTGGAGCCAGGTGGGCACGGTCATCGGTGAGCAGATGGAGAAGGTCGTCCGCGGCGGACTCTCCGCGCAGGACGCGCTCGACGCGGCACAGCAGCAGGCCGAGTCGATCGGGATGGGCAACTGA
- a CDS encoding GMC oxidoreductase, with amino-acid sequence MTDNYDLIIVGSGPNGAVIAAQVHAQNPEASILVLEAGREITQVPGEHLVEADESALNASYEDLMRRARQIEYVKGAVSMNEIEGDAWQADVPGVFPAAFFGHNFAAFPGASVAWNIGGMGVHWTAATPWPYAEEIPEFLPRAEWDADLETARGLLRTSVGPLVDNPFTEPIFAAIREAVPSPDPAREFGYMPMAGVAHSDRPFARTGPRDIAPFLFDGSAPNVTLRTGVFVTRLENDGTRVTGLVAKDVETGAELAYHGAQILVAADALRTPQLLWASGIRPAALGVRLNEHASIDGDVEIDAARLGLADAEVPVPPAGEPFIGSYWSPSIGAARPAHGQLMERELDGRHVLGVGWYCATEIRPENRIEFSDELTDQLGMPHMTVHFSYSENDLAEIRRTMDVQRAAANAIGTFQDAESEVLPAGASLHYTGTVRMGPVDDGTSVVDTDGRVWGFDNLFLAGNGVVPTALTCNATLTGATLSVRIARAVTAAL; translated from the coding sequence ATGACAGACAACTACGACCTGATCATCGTGGGATCCGGACCCAACGGAGCCGTGATCGCCGCCCAGGTGCACGCACAGAACCCCGAGGCATCGATCCTCGTGCTCGAAGCAGGGCGCGAGATCACCCAGGTGCCGGGGGAGCATCTCGTCGAAGCAGACGAGAGCGCGCTGAACGCCTCCTACGAGGACCTCATGCGCCGCGCACGCCAGATCGAGTACGTCAAGGGTGCCGTCTCGATGAACGAGATCGAAGGCGACGCCTGGCAGGCCGACGTGCCAGGCGTCTTCCCCGCGGCGTTCTTCGGTCACAACTTCGCGGCCTTCCCCGGCGCCTCCGTGGCGTGGAACATCGGGGGCATGGGCGTGCACTGGACGGCGGCCACCCCGTGGCCGTACGCCGAGGAGATCCCCGAGTTCCTGCCGCGTGCGGAGTGGGACGCCGACCTCGAGACCGCGCGCGGACTCCTGCGCACCTCGGTCGGACCGCTCGTGGACAACCCGTTCACGGAGCCGATCTTCGCGGCCATCCGCGAGGCCGTCCCGAGCCCCGACCCTGCGCGCGAATTCGGCTACATGCCGATGGCGGGTGTCGCGCACAGCGACCGTCCGTTCGCTCGGACCGGTCCCCGCGACATCGCGCCGTTCCTCTTCGACGGCAGTGCGCCGAACGTGACCCTCCGCACCGGGGTCTTCGTGACACGGCTGGAGAACGACGGCACCCGGGTCACCGGACTCGTCGCGAAGGACGTCGAGACCGGCGCCGAGCTGGCGTACCACGGTGCCCAGATCCTGGTCGCCGCCGACGCGCTGCGCACCCCGCAGCTGCTGTGGGCATCCGGCATCCGTCCCGCCGCTCTCGGCGTGCGCCTGAACGAGCACGCCTCGATCGACGGCGATGTCGAGATCGACGCCGCTCGCCTCGGTCTCGCCGATGCCGAGGTCCCGGTCCCTCCGGCCGGCGAGCCGTTCATCGGCTCCTACTGGAGCCCGTCGATCGGTGCTGCGCGCCCTGCGCACGGGCAGCTCATGGAGCGCGAGTTGGACGGTCGGCATGTGCTCGGCGTCGGCTGGTACTGCGCGACCGAGATCCGCCCGGAGAACAGGATCGAGTTCTCCGACGAGCTCACCGACCAGCTCGGCATGCCGCACATGACCGTGCACTTCTCGTACTCGGAGAACGACCTGGCCGAGATCCGCCGCACGATGGACGTGCAGCGGGCAGCGGCGAACGCGATCGGCACCTTCCAGGACGCCGAGTCCGAGGTGCTCCCCGCCGGAGCATCGCTGCACTACACCGGCACGGTCCGGATGGGCCCGGTCGACGACGGCACGAGCGTCGTCGACACCGACGGCCGCGTCTGGGGCTTCGACAACCTGTTCCTCGCCGGCAACGGCGTGGTTCCCACCGCGTTGACATGCAACGCGACGCTCACGGGAGCGACCCTCTCCGTGCGTATCGCGCGCGCCGTCACCGCCGCACTCTGA